One genomic segment of Culturomica massiliensis includes these proteins:
- the dapB gene encoding 4-hydroxy-tetrahydrodipicolinate reductase, with translation MKIALLGYGRMGKAIERIALERGHRIVLKVDLDNREECTDEQLKTADIAIDFSTPVIAVDNYKWCFDNGIPVVSGTTGWLERWQEVTDYCQAKAGGFFYASNFSIGVNLFFQLNATLARMMSGFDDYKVYIEETHHIHKLDAPSGTAISIAQGILENHPSYKSWELEHGVVLPADVIPVTAKRIDEVPGIHVVTYKSAVDQIEISHSAFSREGFAHGAVLAAEFMQGKKGVFGMKDMLKIRN, from the coding sequence ATGAAGATTGCATTATTAGGATACGGCCGGATGGGTAAGGCTATTGAACGGATTGCGTTGGAGCGTGGACACCGGATTGTGTTGAAAGTGGATTTGGATAACCGGGAGGAATGTACGGACGAACAGTTGAAGACAGCTGATATCGCTATTGATTTTTCAACTCCGGTCATTGCTGTCGATAATTATAAATGGTGTTTCGATAACGGAATACCTGTTGTATCGGGTACTACCGGTTGGTTGGAACGTTGGCAGGAGGTGACGGATTATTGTCAGGCGAAAGCAGGCGGATTCTTTTATGCTTCTAATTTTAGCATCGGGGTGAATTTGTTTTTTCAGTTGAATGCGACATTGGCCCGGATGATGAGCGGTTTTGATGATTATAAGGTGTATATTGAAGAGACTCATCATATTCATAAACTGGATGCCCCCAGCGGAACGGCGATCAGCATTGCCCAGGGAATTCTGGAAAATCATCCTTCTTATAAGTCCTGGGAATTGGAGCACGGTGTGGTCTTACCTGCAGATGTCATCCCGGTTACGGCTAAACGGATAGATGAAGTGCCCGGTATACATGTGGTGACCTATAAATCAGCCGTCGATCAGATCGAGATTTCTCATTCGGCTTTTTCCCGGGAAGGGTTTGCACATGGTGCCGTATTAGCGGCTGAATTTATGCAGGGAAAAAAAGGAGTGTTCGGTATGAAGGATATGTTGAAAATCCGGAATTGA
- the lepB gene encoding signal peptidase I, with protein MRDILRNKWFKVTVVLIVYLLWTLWVGSWWLLLGVPVIVDVYITRKVHWAFWKKKGVKKQTKLVEWIDALIFAVVAATLIRMFLFEAYTIPTPSMEKSMLVGDYLFVSKVAYGPKLPNTPLAVPFTHHTLPFTTSTKAYSEAVQWPYKRIAGTSEIKRNDIIVFNFPAGDTVIVGSENPDYYSQVRANARNYQQVELSRGNELSFREAEDKIRGLMKQRMEIISRPVDKRENYIKRGVGMPGDTLQLKDGLLYVNGVAAESPENLQFDYIVKTNGTPLNRTKLKDNVGISYEDIRMLSNAEYNFPLTAEMVTKLKAFPNVTEINRVHDSGVNPDIFPFSADYPWNIDNFGPLYIPKKGDKVELNMKTLPLYERIIGVFEGNKLEVKDSVIYVNGQPADDYTFQMNYYWMMGDNRHRSADSRFWGFVPEDHIVGKAYFIWLSLDKDKSFLGKIRWNRMFRFVH; from the coding sequence ATGAGGGATATATTGCGTAATAAATGGTTTAAGGTTACCGTAGTATTGATCGTTTATCTGTTGTGGACATTGTGGGTCGGCAGTTGGTGGTTATTGCTGGGTGTTCCGGTTATTGTGGATGTGTATATTACCCGCAAAGTGCATTGGGCTTTTTGGAAGAAAAAAGGGGTAAAAAAACAGACGAAGCTGGTCGAATGGATCGATGCTTTGATCTTTGCCGTGGTTGCAGCCACCCTGATCCGGATGTTTCTTTTTGAAGCCTATACGATACCGACTCCTTCTATGGAAAAATCAATGTTGGTGGGGGATTATCTTTTTGTCAGTAAGGTGGCTTACGGGCCGAAGTTGCCCAATACACCCCTGGCTGTACCTTTCACTCATCATACCCTGCCTTTTACGACAAGTACGAAAGCCTATTCGGAAGCAGTGCAGTGGCCCTATAAACGGATAGCCGGGACGTCGGAAATCAAACGAAACGACATCATTGTTTTTAATTTTCCGGCGGGAGATACTGTGATTGTAGGCAGTGAGAATCCGGATTATTATTCGCAGGTGCGTGCAAATGCCCGGAATTATCAGCAGGTTGAATTGAGCCGGGGAAATGAGCTCTCTTTCCGGGAGGCGGAAGATAAAATAAGGGGGTTGATGAAGCAGCGTATGGAGATCATTTCCCGTCCTGTCGATAAGCGGGAAAACTATATCAAGCGTGGGGTCGGAATGCCCGGAGATACGCTACAATTGAAAGACGGCTTGCTGTATGTAAACGGAGTGGCAGCCGAAAGTCCTGAAAATCTGCAATTCGACTATATCGTAAAAACCAACGGAACACCGCTGAATCGAACGAAATTAAAGGATAATGTCGGAATTTCCTATGAAGATATACGGATGCTTTCCAATGCTGAATACAATTTCCCGTTAACGGCGGAAATGGTTACGAAATTGAAAGCATTCCCGAACGTCACTGAAATCAACCGGGTACACGATAGCGGTGTGAATCCGGATATTTTTCCGTTTAGTGCGGATTACCCCTGGAATATCGATAATTTCGGTCCGTTGTATATACCGAAAAAGGGGGATAAAGTCGAATTGAATATGAAGACATTACCTTTGTATGAACGTATTATCGGAGTGTTTGAAGGCAATAAGCTGGAAGTGAAAGATTCGGTTATTTATGTTAATGGACAACCTGCCGATGACTATACTTTTCAAATGAATTATTATTGGATGATGGGAGATAACCGTCATCGTTCGGCAGATTCCCGTTTTTGGGGGTTTGTACCGGAAGACCATATTGTCGGGAAAGCCTATTTTATCTGGTTGTCTTTGGATAAGGATAAATCTTTCTTAGGAAAGATCAGATGGAACCGGATGTTCCGGTTTGTACATTGA
- a CDS encoding redox-sensing transcriptional repressor Rex has product MKEDSSVPVPVLRRMPSYLAFVKTLQKRGEKYVSSTRIAEYMDIDSTQVTKDLSHTGLTGKTRVGYEVDSFVRVLEDFLGFSKVDNAFLVGAGSLGSALLQDKGLAAFGLNIEAAFDVDDAKVGTKVNDIEIYHIDEFRAMAAERNVVIGIITVPAEHAQNVADLMVAWGIKAIWNFTPARIKVPSHIVVQNTTIYMNLAILFNKLYNQG; this is encoded by the coding sequence ATGAAAGAGGATAGCAGTGTTCCGGTGCCGGTTTTGAGACGAATGCCTTCTTATTTGGCATTTGTGAAGACCTTACAGAAGCGGGGAGAGAAATACGTGTCGTCGACGCGTATAGCTGAGTATATGGATATAGATTCGACACAGGTGACGAAAGATTTATCCCATACAGGACTTACCGGGAAGACGAGGGTCGGATATGAAGTGGATAGTTTTGTGCGTGTACTCGAAGATTTTTTGGGATTCAGTAAGGTGGATAATGCTTTCCTGGTGGGGGCGGGGTCGCTCGGTTCGGCTTTATTGCAGGACAAGGGATTGGCCGCATTCGGTTTGAATATAGAGGCGGCGTTTGATGTGGATGATGCCAAGGTCGGGACGAAGGTAAACGATATTGAAATTTATCATATCGACGAATTCCGGGCAATGGCAGCAGAACGGAATGTGGTGATCGGAATTATTACGGTACCGGCTGAGCATGCGCAGAATGTGGCGGATTTGATGGTTGCCTGGGGGATAAAAGCAATCTGGAATTTTACACCGGCCCGAATCAAGGTGCCTTCTCATATCGTTGTGCAGAATACGACGATTTACATGAATCTGGCGATTCTTTTCAATAAGTTGTATAACCAGGGATAG
- a CDS encoding ABC transporter permease — MNFFARLFRTAFHNKGLTVINILGLGTGLAVALFLLVYLHFEYSYDKHFKDADRIYRILTVWDEGGNVVNYPINFGVLASTLVKEVPEVEVSSRLYKWGNMNLKYENGDKASVRSYMVDSSFLQIFDFNLLYGNLDGALNEPNTCVITRSMADRFFGVGSNPVGKSLMYDDYKTALEIKAVVADIPLNTHFRFDLLTKLPEFGWGGLEYYTYVKFREGTDYAAAIEKCNAVNKNLLETRFNGYGDSKFGSITEPLNGIHIGTQSSFDLTPKTSKANLIFIILVTVFILAIALSNFISLNIIQGEKRATEISVRKTNGAERSNIVKMLFSETTLVTLLSFIIAIVFYYVFSTPFARLINFNLPADVGITGVMWGYFILLFLLVTVIAGGYPAYYLSRFSPTELIRKTTVRKYKLTATSVVVQFSVVIFCVSALFVVWRQLDYVKKMPLGFEADNVMTVQLNCTFKQYEGLRADLLQFPDIIDVSVSGGHPLNGCSGQGLRRMDQASTEELTIDERRTGPGYLRLFGIPIIEGRDLKYEGRMDSAGIVLTETTVAALDLKDPIGKKVLFNDMPMTVVGVAKDIHYVSAREKIGKLVYTAYRTSGSTLGIKYAPGKYQQAKTALSEIMNKHYQGEPYSPVLMRDIVNNQYWQDEITSRILICGTVLAILLALLGLVALMGFVAQQKRKEISLRRVMGAQVKEIVYDLNRYIILRILPAVPIGLALSYYMMSNWLQNFAYTIPLSWWIFAGALVVTLLIVLITIFYQSIHSATANPVNALKSE; from the coding sequence ATGAATTTTTTTGCGCGTTTATTCAGGACAGCCTTTCATAACAAAGGATTGACGGTAATTAATATTCTCGGATTAGGGACGGGATTGGCCGTGGCGTTATTTTTATTGGTGTATTTGCACTTTGAATACTCTTACGATAAACATTTCAAAGATGCGGACCGGATTTACCGGATATTGACAGTTTGGGACGAGGGTGGAAATGTGGTGAATTATCCGATTAATTTCGGTGTGTTGGCATCCACCTTGGTAAAAGAAGTGCCGGAGGTCGAAGTATCCAGTCGTTTGTATAAATGGGGGAATATGAATCTGAAATATGAGAATGGAGATAAAGCTTCGGTCAGGTCGTATATGGTGGATTCCTCGTTTTTACAGATTTTTGATTTTAATTTGCTATACGGAAATTTGGACGGGGCTTTGAACGAACCCAATACTTGCGTCATTACCCGGAGTATGGCCGACCGCTTTTTCGGTGTCGGGAGCAATCCTGTAGGAAAAAGCCTGATGTACGACGATTATAAGACAGCACTGGAAATAAAAGCCGTTGTGGCAGATATACCTTTAAATACCCATTTCCGTTTTGATTTACTGACTAAATTACCGGAATTCGGTTGGGGAGGCCTGGAATACTATACGTATGTGAAATTCCGGGAAGGGACGGATTATGCCGCAGCCATTGAGAAATGCAATGCAGTGAATAAGAATTTGCTGGAAACACGTTTTAATGGTTATGGTGACAGTAAATTCGGGAGTATTACCGAACCGTTGAACGGCATCCACATCGGAACACAATCGAGCTTTGATTTGACCCCTAAAACCAGTAAGGCGAATCTGATTTTTATTATTTTAGTGACGGTATTTATTTTGGCTATAGCCTTGTCCAATTTTATATCTTTGAATATTATTCAGGGAGAAAAAAGGGCAACGGAGATCAGTGTCCGGAAAACCAACGGAGCGGAGCGGTCGAATATTGTTAAAATGTTGTTCAGTGAGACGACTTTAGTGACTTTGCTGTCTTTTATCATAGCGATTGTGTTTTACTATGTATTTTCTACTCCTTTCGCCCGGTTGATTAATTTTAATTTACCTGCGGATGTGGGAATAACGGGAGTTATGTGGGGGTATTTTATTTTACTTTTTTTGCTTGTAACGGTGATTGCGGGGGGATATCCGGCTTATTACCTGTCCCGTTTCAGTCCGACGGAGTTGATCCGTAAAACGACGGTGAGGAAATATAAATTGACGGCAACTTCAGTTGTGGTGCAATTTTCTGTGGTGATTTTTTGTGTATCGGCTTTGTTTGTTGTTTGGCGGCAACTCGATTATGTAAAGAAAATGCCGTTGGGATTCGAAGCCGATAATGTTATGACGGTGCAATTGAATTGTACTTTCAAGCAGTATGAAGGACTTCGTGCGGATTTACTTCAGTTTCCCGATATTATTGATGTATCCGTATCCGGCGGCCATCCGCTGAACGGGTGTAGCGGGCAGGGATTGCGGCGTATGGATCAGGCGTCGACTGAAGAATTGACTATAGACGAACGACGCACTGGGCCCGGGTATTTACGCTTGTTTGGTATTCCGATCATCGAGGGACGCGATTTGAAGTATGAGGGAAGGATGGATTCAGCCGGTATTGTTTTGACCGAAACGACGGTAGCGGCACTGGACCTGAAAGATCCGATCGGAAAAAAAGTTTTATTTAACGATATGCCGATGACAGTGGTCGGAGTGGCTAAGGATATTCATTATGTATCTGCCCGGGAAAAGATCGGAAAATTGGTTTATACGGCATACAGAACCAGTGGTAGTACTTTGGGTATAAAATATGCTCCGGGTAAATATCAACAGGCGAAGACAGCTTTGTCGGAGATTATGAATAAACATTACCAAGGCGAACCGTATAGCCCTGTGCTGATGCGTGATATTGTCAACAATCAGTATTGGCAGGATGAGATTACCTCCCGTATATTGATCTGCGGTACGGTTTTGGCGATTTTACTGGCTTTGTTGGGTTTGGTGGCTTTGATGGGATTTGTCGCACAGCAGAAACGGAAGGAAATCAGCTTACGCCGGGTTATGGGTGCCCAGGTCAAGGAAATCGTATATGATCTGAACCGGTATATTATTCTGCGGATTTTGCCTGCCGTACCGATCGGATTGGCTTTGAGCTATTATATGATGAGTAATTGGTTGCAGAATTTTGCCTATACGATTCCTTTGAGCTGGTGGATTTTTGCCGGAGCCTTGGTGGTGACTCTGTTGATCGTGTTGATCACGATATTCTATCAAAGTATACATTCTGCAACAGCAAATCCGGTGAATGCCCTGAAAAGTGAATAA
- a CDS encoding bifunctional folylpolyglutamate synthase/dihydrofolate synthase, which yields MNYQQTLDWLFAQLPMYQREGQAAYKANLDNTLKLDEHFGHPHRQFKTIHIAGTNGKGSVSHMLASILQEAGYKTGLYTSPHLKDFRERIKINGEMIPEEYVIGFVEQNQEVFTAVKPSFFEMTVAMAFKYFADAEVDIAVIEVGLGGRLDSTNIITPLVSVITNISFDHMALLGNTLPEIATEKAGIIKPGIPAIIGAKDSAYDFVFEKKARECNAPLTFASEEWQITNNQKGTYDAATSKGSILSDIECGLKGFYQRKNIPAVLEAAFTLQSCGLAIYEQDIREGISKVISNTGLHGRWEQLAEHPYTICDTGHNIDGLTEITNQLRTCTYRELHFVIGMVNDKDVDSVLRILPPDARYYFCKASIPRAMDEKLLARKAAVHGLQGETYPTVAEAYAAARKQAAAEDMIYIGGSTFVVAEVL from the coding sequence ATGAACTATCAGCAAACATTAGATTGGCTATTCGCACAATTACCCATGTATCAGCGTGAAGGACAGGCAGCATACAAGGCAAACCTGGACAATACGCTGAAATTAGACGAACATTTCGGACACCCGCACCGGCAATTCAAAACCATTCATATCGCAGGAACCAACGGCAAAGGTTCCGTATCCCACATGCTGGCTTCAATCTTACAGGAAGCCGGCTACAAAACCGGACTTTATACCTCTCCCCACCTGAAAGATTTCAGGGAAAGAATCAAAATCAACGGAGAAATGATCCCGGAAGAATACGTGATCGGTTTCGTAGAGCAAAATCAAGAGGTATTTACCGCAGTAAAACCCTCTTTCTTTGAAATGACGGTTGCAATGGCTTTCAAATATTTCGCCGATGCGGAAGTCGATATAGCCGTCATTGAAGTCGGACTGGGAGGGCGGCTGGATTCCACCAATATCATTACTCCACTGGTGTCGGTAATCACCAATATCTCTTTCGACCATATGGCATTACTGGGGAATACATTACCCGAAATCGCCACTGAAAAAGCCGGCATTATAAAACCCGGAATCCCGGCTATAATCGGTGCCAAAGACAGCGCTTACGACTTTGTTTTTGAAAAAAAAGCCCGGGAATGCAATGCTCCGTTGACTTTCGCTTCGGAAGAATGGCAAATAACAAACAACCAGAAGGGAACCTATGATGCCGCAACTTCCAAAGGCAGTATTCTATCTGACATCGAATGCGGGCTGAAAGGATTCTACCAGCGGAAGAACATTCCGGCAGTACTCGAAGCAGCATTCACCCTGCAAAGTTGTGGATTGGCCATATACGAGCAAGACATACGCGAAGGCATTTCAAAAGTAATCTCCAACACCGGACTCCACGGCAGATGGGAACAACTGGCAGAGCATCCTTACACAATCTGCGACACCGGACACAACATAGACGGACTCACCGAAATCACAAATCAACTGCGAACCTGTACCTACCGCGAACTCCATTTTGTTATCGGTATGGTAAACGATAAAGACGTAGACAGCGTACTCCGGATTTTACCTCCGGATGCACGCTACTATTTCTGTAAAGCGTCTATTCCCAGAGCTATGGATGAGAAATTACTGGCCCGGAAGGCTGCCGTACACGGACTGCAGGGAGAAACCTACCCGACCGTTGCCGAAGCCTACGCTGCTGCCCGTAAACAGGCCGCAGCAGAAGACATGATATACATCGGAGGCAGTACATTTGTCGTAGCCGAAGTCCTGTAA
- the rplT gene encoding 50S ribosomal protein L20 — MPRAKNAVASRARRKKVLKQTKGNFGARKNVWTVAKNTYEKGLLYAFRDRRKKKSEFRALWIQRINAAVRMEGLSYSKFMGLVHKADIDINRKVLADLAMNHQEAFKAVVAKVKELAK, encoded by the coding sequence ATGCCAAGAGCTAAAAATGCCGTTGCTTCAAGAGCACGTAGAAAAAAGGTTTTAAAACAGACCAAAGGTAACTTTGGTGCAAGAAAGAATGTTTGGACGGTTGCTAAAAACACATACGAAAAAGGTTTATTGTATGCGTTCCGTGACAGACGTAAGAAAAAGTCGGAATTCCGCGCATTGTGGATTCAGAGAATTAACGCTGCTGTAAGAATGGAAGGTTTGTCTTATTCTAAATTTATGGGTCTGGTACATAAGGCTGATATCGATATCAACCGTAAAGTACTTGCCGATTTGGCGATGAACCACCAGGAGGCTTTCAAAGCTGTTGTTGCGAAAGTAAAAGAATTAGCAAAGTAA
- a CDS encoding porin family protein encodes MKKIILIVLLAGWVFGGYAQEVKFGVKAGMNMTSLGSDFKDLIDGFDQKTKIGFHIGAFVDLGITENFYVQPGLYYSNKGMKLEADENSDYKIKVNLSYLEIPILASYRFKLSDNMKLHINTGPYLAYGLGGKFKFEPSEFEELMDGDVKAFDEDEGDLKRFDFGWSFGAGVNFSAVYVGLKYDLGFSNIAGDSYDEADMKIHNRNFSVSVGYTF; translated from the coding sequence ATGAAAAAAATTATTTTAATTGTATTATTGGCCGGATGGGTATTCGGCGGGTACGCCCAGGAAGTTAAATTCGGAGTGAAAGCCGGAATGAATATGACCAGTTTGGGGTCGGATTTTAAAGATCTTATAGACGGTTTTGATCAGAAGACGAAAATCGGGTTTCATATCGGTGCTTTTGTCGATCTTGGAATTACTGAAAACTTTTACGTTCAACCGGGACTTTATTATAGTAACAAAGGTATGAAGCTTGAAGCCGATGAAAACAGCGATTATAAAATAAAAGTAAATTTGAGTTATCTGGAAATTCCGATTCTGGCTTCTTATCGTTTCAAATTGTCGGATAACATGAAATTGCATATCAATACCGGTCCTTATCTGGCATACGGATTGGGTGGTAAATTTAAATTCGAGCCGAGTGAATTTGAAGAACTAATGGATGGTGATGTGAAAGCATTTGACGAGGATGAAGGTGATTTGAAGCGTTTTGATTTCGGTTGGAGTTTCGGTGCCGGGGTTAATTTCAGTGCTGTTTATGTCGGCTTGAAATATGACCTTGGATTTTCTAATATTGCCGGAGATTCTTATGACGAAGCTGATATGAAAATTCATAACCGTAATTTCTCTGTATCAGTTGGATATACATTTTAA
- the thrS gene encoding threonine--tRNA ligase, which yields MVKIKFPDESVKEFEPGVTGLDIAKSISPKLAKEVLSISVNGEIWDLTRGITDDADVKLFTWEDEEGRHAFWHSSAHLMAEALQQLYPNTKFGIGPAIENGFYYDVDPGEGVVLTDKDLEVIEKKMLELAREKQEYCRINVSKQEALDHFSAIDENYKVELINDLEDGKITYYKQGTFTDLCRGPHLPDTSYIKAIKLTSLAGAYWRGNEHNKMLTRVYGITFPKQKMLDEWLVMMEEAKQRDHRKIGREMELFAFSQEVGAGLPLWLPKGAMLRDRLETFLRKVQKKYGYQQVITPHIGNVNLYKTSGHYQKYGKDSFQVITTPQEGEEFMLKPMNCPHHCEIYKTKPRSYKDLPIRFAEFGTVYRYEQSGELHGLTRVRGFTQDDAHLFCTPDQLKEEFMKVIDIIFIIFKALNFTEFTAQVSLRDPKDREKYIGTDENWEKAERAIIEAAAEKGLKTTVELGEAAFYGPKLDFMIKDAIGRKWQLGTIQVDYNLPERFQLEYTGADNQKHRPVMIHRAPFGSMERFVAVLIEHTGGKFPLWLAPDQAVILTVSEKSNDYARKLSELLNNSDIRTVLDDRNEKIGRKIRDNELKKIPYLLVVGENEARENKVSVRRQGQGDLGSMTVDEFIEMIHSEVDKQLHAIYNE from the coding sequence ATGGTAAAGATTAAGTTTCCTGACGAAAGTGTCAAGGAATTCGAGCCGGGAGTGACCGGCCTTGATATAGCTAAGTCGATTAGCCCAAAGTTAGCGAAGGAAGTGTTGTCGATATCTGTCAACGGTGAGATCTGGGATTTGACCCGTGGTATTACCGATGATGCCGATGTGAAATTATTTACCTGGGAGGACGAAGAAGGACGTCATGCGTTTTGGCATTCGTCTGCGCATTTAATGGCAGAGGCTTTGCAGCAATTGTATCCGAATACGAAGTTCGGTATCGGACCGGCTATTGAGAACGGATTTTATTACGATGTTGATCCGGGAGAAGGAGTTGTATTGACAGATAAGGATTTGGAAGTAATCGAGAAAAAAATGCTCGAACTGGCCCGGGAGAAGCAGGAATATTGCCGTATCAATGTCAGCAAACAGGAAGCCTTGGATCATTTTTCGGCTATAGATGAGAATTATAAGGTTGAGTTGATCAACGATCTCGAAGACGGTAAGATCACATATTACAAACAAGGTACTTTTACAGACCTTTGCCGCGGTCCGCATTTACCCGATACATCCTATATTAAGGCAATCAAGCTGACGAGCTTGGCCGGGGCTTATTGGAGAGGTAACGAACACAATAAGATGCTGACCCGTGTATACGGTATCACTTTCCCGAAGCAGAAAATGCTGGACGAATGGTTGGTCATGATGGAGGAAGCCAAACAGCGCGATCATCGTAAGATCGGTAGGGAAATGGAATTGTTTGCTTTTTCGCAGGAAGTAGGGGCCGGTTTGCCTTTGTGGTTGCCCAAAGGGGCTATGTTGAGAGACCGTCTGGAGACTTTTTTACGGAAAGTGCAGAAGAAATACGGTTATCAGCAGGTGATTACCCCGCATATCGGAAATGTGAATCTGTATAAGACATCCGGTCATTATCAGAAGTACGGAAAGGATAGTTTTCAGGTAATCACGACTCCGCAAGAGGGAGAAGAGTTTATGTTGAAACCGATGAATTGCCCCCATCACTGTGAGATTTACAAAACGAAACCTCGGTCGTATAAGGATTTACCTATACGTTTTGCTGAATTCGGTACGGTTTATCGTTACGAGCAGAGCGGTGAGTTGCACGGATTGACGCGGGTTCGCGGTTTTACGCAGGATGATGCGCACTTGTTCTGTACTCCCGATCAGTTGAAGGAAGAATTTATGAAGGTAATAGATATTATTTTTATTATTTTCAAAGCTTTGAATTTTACGGAGTTTACCGCACAGGTTTCTTTGCGTGATCCGAAAGACCGGGAAAAATATATCGGAACCGATGAGAATTGGGAAAAGGCAGAACGTGCCATTATAGAAGCTGCTGCTGAAAAAGGTTTGAAAACTACGGTTGAACTAGGCGAAGCTGCATTCTATGGTCCGAAGCTCGATTTTATGATAAAAGATGCAATCGGGCGTAAGTGGCAATTGGGTACGATTCAGGTGGATTATAACCTGCCGGAACGCTTTCAGTTGGAATATACCGGAGCCGATAACCAAAAGCATCGTCCTGTTATGATTCACCGGGCTCCTTTTGGAAGTATGGAGCGTTTCGTAGCTGTATTGATTGAGCATACGGGAGGTAAATTCCCGTTGTGGCTGGCTCCGGATCAGGCCGTCATCCTGACAGTGAGCGAAAAATCAAACGATTATGCCCGGAAACTTTCAGAATTGTTAAATAATTCCGATATTCGCACCGTTTTAGACGATCGTAATGAAAAGATCGGGCGTAAAATCCGGGATAACGAATTGAAGAAAATTCCGTATCTATTGGTTGTCGGGGAGAATGAAGCCCGTGAAAACAAAGTATCGGTCCGCAGGCAGGGGCAAGGTGACTTGGGGTCGATGACGGTAGATGAATTTATCGAAATGATACATAGCGAAGTCGACAAGCAGTTGCACGCTATTTATAACGAATAA
- the rpmI gene encoding 50S ribosomal protein L35 — MPKMKSVSSAKKRFTLTATGKIKRKHAFKSHILTKKTTKQKRNLTHSTIVDDANMKSVKKMLLM; from the coding sequence ATGCCAAAGATGAAATCAGTAAGTAGCGCGAAAAAGAGATTTACTTTGACCGCTACCGGAAAGATCAAAAGAAAACATGCTTTCAAAAGTCATATTTTGACCAAGAAAACAACCAAACAGAAAAGAAATCTTACTCACAGCACGATTGTCGATGATGCCAATATGAAGTCTGTGAAGAAGATGTTATTGATGTAA